In Syntrophorhabdaceae bacterium, one genomic interval encodes:
- a CDS encoding DRTGG domain-containing protein, giving the protein MTVAQLVSALGLEVLTGNTNMEREIRSGYTSDLLSDVIANIGDDAVWITIQRHINILGVAKLKDVAAIVIPRGLELDKDVVDKAQEEHIAMIRCQQSAFEISGLIYNALRKG; this is encoded by the coding sequence ATGACGGTCGCCCAATTAGTCAGTGCCCTTGGCCTTGAAGTGCTCACCGGCAATACCAATATGGAGCGAGAGATACGATCGGGATACACATCGGATTTGCTCTCAGATGTCATAGCCAACATCGGCGATGACGCAGTCTGGATTACCATTCAGAGACACATTAACATCCTCGGCGTGGCGAAATTGAAGGATGTTGCGGCCATCGTTATCCCCCGCGGCCTCGAGCTCGATAAAGACGTCGTAGATAAGGCGCAGGAAGAACATATCGCCATGATCCGGTGCCAGCAATCCGCCTTCGAGATCTCAGGGCTTATCTATAACGCATTAAGGAAGGGTTAG